In the Melanotaenia boesemani isolate fMelBoe1 chromosome 14, fMelBoe1.pri, whole genome shotgun sequence genome, TTAAGTTACTAGTCTTCAAATATATTAGTTTAGATAGATCCTACTTTTTGTGACCATCTACGTTCAGTTCAGACGTCTCTGCTTAATGTGGCGCATGAACTCTACGCAAAGCAGAGACTGCGTGAATTCAGATTATATTAATCAAAGGATAACACGAACATATGGCTAATTTAAAAGCCAAATTGATTaagagcaaacagaaaagtgtCAAACATACTCACCTGGCTCATATTTGAGGTAGAGGATGGACACGATGTAATAAGCAAGATCAAACACGGGAAACATTCCCATTTTGGAGAAAGCCTGGGCAAAATCGCCCAAATTAAGAACTCCCAGCACGTTATCCATGTTGGCTTTTGGATGAGCAGAATCcctgggtttttctttttattccaaCTGCGCAGTCTGGATCAGAGGCCCCCCCAACCCGATGTCCACCGACTCTCAAGCCCCCCGGTCTTAACAGTGAAAGCCTGTGACACTCAAGCCCTCCTATTAATAACACTCATGTCCACagtctcagcagcagcagcatcatcatcctcatctgcGCTCCGTGCCAGCTGTTCCGCGTTTCAGACGACAGGTTTAGCTGTTTGAATATCGTACTGGAAAACAAAAGGCTTGTCCTTCTGTCTTTATCATAAGTGGGCCACAAGGCATTGCTAGAGGTTTAATGAAACTATGAGACGTAATAAATTTCCAAACACGTGTCACCGCTTAATACAGACAAAGATTAATTCACCAGTTCATAAAAACATGCCATAATCCGGATCATATATCCGGCTTCGAGGCTGCATTCTGCCAGATGATCGTCTCCGATCCCAACGTTTGGTGTTTTGTCGATGATacagaaaatgttgaaatggAAGCTGTAGTGACAATTAGACCTCTTAGATAAACAGAAAGCAAATATATGTATTATTAGAATGCAATCaattattttgttctgtttttgcatattttgtattttgtacatACCCAGAACTGTGCTGCTTTCTGACACCAACAGGGGGCGCCAAATTAAAACCAATTAAAGGCTGTTCCTAAAATAGCAAGAATCTTatggtatttatttttattgcatttgacTGCTGAAACTAATTGAGgtgcataaataaaattttaaaaagaaactctaGATTTTACTGTCAGGGATTCGTTCATTCATTATGGATATTATGGCTTTTCTGAACTGTTACAGGGGAAggctgtttatatatatatatatatatatatatatatatatatatatatatatatatatatatatatataataattaaacCATAATCTCGAGTAGCCTAAACAAAatagtaaataagtaaataagcaCTGCTGCTCTTGGCTTCTATATATTTGATAATGAACATTTTGAATTACAATCCTGGCTTACTATTCGGTAATTTACGTTCTTCTTGTAATGACACGGTATTTTCCGCCATAAATTTTCTCTGCCATTTCCAGGGGAGAAACCAGATTCAGGTTCAGTTTTTGACACTCAAATTAGTGGTCGTGTGCTTCTAAATCTTTTGCCATTTAGAGCAAGTCCACACGGTGTCGGTGGACAcacagtggattttttttttttttttttttttttttttagcataatGAAATGTTATTGGTCACATTTCTGATTGCGTCAGGAACACGGAAGTAGAGTGTCCCTGTGATGTGACGTGAACAAGATGATCGCGGATCTGTTAATATTCGggtgatttattcattttatagcCCATTTTACATCGCAAAGCGTTTTGTGTGAATTatgtgtttttggttgtgttgttGTGAATTGTTTTTGTAAGAAGATTGCGGCGAATGACACAAAATGCTAACTAGCTCTGCGCTTATGCCAGCTCAGCAGCTAATAACGTTAGCTTATCAGGTGAATAATATTAACTGTCACAATATCTCTGTCCTTTAGGACTTTACTGGTGAATGCAGGGGCGGTGCTGAATTTTAAGCTGTGAGTATGAAAGTTAGCTACTTTCTAAACGTTTCATGCATGTACATGTAAAGTTTTGAAGCTCTATAAACTGATTGAGGAAAACTGGATGTTTTGCAGAAAGAGGAAGGAGACGCAGGGATTTGGAGATGATTCCGGAGCTCCAACAACAGGTGTGTTGAGTTGCGTGTTGTATAGAGTGATGTACAAAACACATTAATTGATTcgtttaaaataaatcataaaatgttTGACAAGTAGCTATTGCTAAAACTTGGCTCTAAAATGACTAACCTTTCCAGCAGACACATTGAAGATGGCTACATGAAGCTTCTTGAAGCTATGACGTTTTGCAGCAAGTTGTGTAGCGAAAATTGTTATTTCTCAGGACTTTAAatcatttttgataaataatgCAAGATACACACATATCAGCTCAAACATTAAATCGTTCATAAGTGCAGTAAGAAACACTTTTCGTCTTGTTACACTTACAGTGTTTTGCTGGAAAAAACCTTCATCTTGGCGCTTATAAGGATGTTACCCACTTGCCACCTACCTAAACGTTTTTGTGGACCAGTAACAATTCCACATGTCCATAACTCATCCCCTACAGTAGCAGCCTCCCCCAACAGGAAATCTCTAGGCCCTGCAAAAACTATCCAGGAAGGTCTTGAAGAACAGGACATAGAGTCTGAGCCTCACCTGGCTTCCAGTTTTCTCAAATACATGTCTAGTAAGATCAGATTGCATCAGTGGGAAGAAAGCCCAAAGCAGAGACACCACCAGGCCCACTGGCTCCAAAGATCTACTAACACTCCAATACCAAATACCCTCTAACACCTCTTTGTCCATGTTCTAAATGGTCAAGATTGGCAAACTGAGAGATTCTTGATAAGGCAGATGATTTCATTTAATcctaatttttatatttaagctGTATTTTAGCAGTGTCTGTAACTATTGCAGAAGGTAATGCTCTGAATACTTTCTCTCCTGCTGTTTTTTAGGTGACAATATCAGAGAATTCCTGCTTAGTTTGCGATACTTTCGGATCTTCATCGCTCTGTGGAATATCTTCATCATGTTCTGCATGATCTTGTAAGTAGCCCTTGGTTTGTCCATTTTATTGGTTTGtacaattttgttttattttattaaa is a window encoding:
- the smim7 gene encoding small integral membrane protein 7 — its product is MIADLLIFGTLLVNAGAVLNFKLKRKETQGFGDDSGAPTTGDNIREFLLSLRYFRIFIALWNIFIMFCMILLFGS